In Suttonella indologenes, one genomic interval encodes:
- a CDS encoding amino acid ABC transporter ATP-binding protein, translated as MNPMISIQALNKWYGKFHALKEITLEVARGERLVICGPSGSGKSSLIRCINRLEDYQEGYIYLDGELLDGSLQQTRNLRRKVGMVFQQFNLFPHLSILDNLTLGPIWVNRLPKQAAENKARQFLERVGIAEQAEKFPGQLSGGQQQRVAIARTLCMDCEVILFDEPTSALDPEMIKEVLDVMIELAEESNITMLCVTHEMGFARQVADRVVFMDKGQIIEIDSPEQFFQAPKHPRAQEFLSQILHNQH; from the coding sequence ATGAATCCCATGATTTCAATACAGGCGCTCAATAAATGGTACGGCAAATTCCATGCCCTCAAAGAGATTACTCTTGAAGTCGCACGCGGCGAACGCCTTGTCATCTGCGGGCCTTCCGGCTCGGGCAAATCCTCCCTCATCCGCTGCATCAACCGCTTGGAAGACTACCAAGAAGGGTATATCTACCTAGACGGCGAACTGTTGGACGGCAGCTTGCAGCAAACCCGCAATCTGCGGCGCAAAGTCGGCATGGTCTTTCAGCAATTCAACCTCTTTCCGCATCTCAGCATCTTGGACAATCTCACGCTCGGACCGATTTGGGTCAACCGCCTGCCCAAACAGGCGGCGGAAAACAAAGCGCGGCAATTCCTCGAACGCGTCGGCATTGCCGAGCAGGCGGAAAAATTTCCCGGACAACTCTCCGGCGGGCAGCAGCAACGCGTCGCCATCGCCCGCACCCTGTGCATGGACTGCGAAGTCATTTTATTTGACGAACCCACCTCCGCCCTCGACCCCGAAATGATTAAAGAAGTGCTGGATGTGATGATAGAATTGGCAGAAGAAAGCAATATCACCATGCTCTGCGTGACCCATGAAATGGGCTTTGCCCGCCAAGTCGCCGACCGCGTCGTCTTTATGGACAAAGGGCAAATCATCGAAATCGACAGTCCCGAGCAATTTTTCCAAGCACCCAAACATCCGCGCGCCCAAGAATTCCTCAGCCAAATTTTGCACAATCAGCATTAA
- a CDS encoding TIGR03915 family putative DNA repair protein — translation MAYQLIYDGSFEGLLSAVFHVYAAKLPPEAVGISAQMQAQSGDLFAQSIWIASNAEQAERVFKRLQQQLHRGADRQLLYGFLYAHPTMADTFLRLVRQALAHPQRGFFADKGNPDVLQWGKWAQAVSKEKHRMEAFVRFEAHDNEVFFAGIAPDYDILALIAPHFRRRYPQMRWAIYDRRRAYGIYHEDGRLMLLDTLLEQARKTQLSEAEAHYQALWRQYFKSTTIDNRRNTALQARQMPRRYWRYLTELQP, via the coding sequence ATGGCGTATCAACTGATTTATGACGGCAGCTTTGAGGGCTTATTAAGCGCGGTTTTCCATGTCTATGCGGCGAAACTGCCGCCGGAGGCGGTCGGGATTAGCGCGCAGATGCAGGCGCAAAGCGGGGATTTATTCGCCCAATCGATATGGATTGCCAGCAATGCCGAGCAGGCGGAGCGGGTTTTCAAACGCCTGCAACAGCAATTGCACAGAGGCGCGGACAGGCAATTGCTTTACGGTTTTCTGTATGCGCACCCTACGATGGCGGATACCTTTCTGCGCCTTGTGCGTCAGGCATTGGCGCATCCGCAGCGCGGCTTTTTTGCCGATAAGGGCAATCCCGATGTGCTGCAATGGGGAAAATGGGCGCAGGCGGTGAGCAAGGAAAAGCACCGCATGGAAGCCTTTGTACGTTTTGAAGCGCATGATAATGAGGTCTTTTTTGCCGGCATTGCGCCGGATTACGATATTTTGGCGCTGATTGCGCCGCATTTTCGCCGCCGCTATCCGCAGATGCGCTGGGCGATATACGATCGCCGCCGCGCCTACGGCATTTATCATGAAGACGGACGGCTCATGCTGCTGGATACGCTGCTGGAGCAGGCAAGAAAAACGCAGCTGAGCGAGGCGGAAGCGCATTATCAAGCGCTGTGGCGGCAGTATTTTAAGAGCACAACGATTGATAACCGGCGCAATACGGCGCTGCAAGCCAGACAGATGCCGCGCCGCTATTGGCGCTATCTGACGGAATTGCAGCCTTAG
- a CDS encoding putative DNA modification/repair radical SAM protein — MNTEKLLKKLGILADAAKYDVSCSSSGGKRQNGGAGMGNSAVSGICHSFTPDGRCISLLKILLTNHCIYDCAYCVSRRSNDIARAAFTVQEVVDLTLNFYRRNYIEGLFLSSGIFKNPDYTMERLVLIAKKLRLEHQFHGYIHLKTIPKASPELLDEAGLYADRLSINMEIPTISGLKLLAPEKNHQDITQPMRHINNSIIAYQDSRRRLRSTPKFAPAGQSTQFIIGATGETDKQVIQAADHFYRAYGLKRVYYSGYVPVLADKRLPEVSAQVPLRRENRLYQADWLMRFYGFAAQELVDNSQPFLDLDIDPKLAWALRHRHVFPIRLQTAALEMILRVPGIGLKSARKIIQARRYRRITLEILKQMGVATNRARYFIDLAETLTSTAELDNPHLRELLLADSRSKWQRGSMQQMALFDGVSTDL; from the coding sequence ATGAATACGGAAAAATTACTGAAAAAATTAGGGATTTTGGCGGACGCTGCCAAATACGACGTCTCTTGCTCTTCCAGCGGCGGCAAAAGGCAGAACGGCGGCGCCGGAATGGGCAATTCCGCCGTCTCGGGCATTTGCCACAGCTTCACGCCGGACGGACGCTGCATTTCCCTCTTGAAAATCCTGCTGACGAACCATTGCATTTACGATTGTGCTTACTGCGTATCAAGACGCAGCAATGATATTGCGCGGGCGGCGTTTACGGTGCAGGAAGTTGTGGATTTAACGTTGAATTTTTACCGCCGCAATTATATTGAAGGACTGTTTTTGAGTTCCGGCATTTTCAAAAATCCCGATTACACCATGGAACGCTTGGTGCTGATTGCCAAAAAACTGCGCTTGGAGCATCAATTTCACGGCTATATTCATTTGAAGACCATTCCCAAAGCCTCACCGGAATTGCTTGATGAAGCGGGTTTGTATGCCGACCGTCTCAGCATCAATATGGAGATTCCGACCATTTCGGGCTTGAAATTATTAGCGCCCGAGAAGAATCATCAGGATATAACTCAGCCGATGCGCCATATCAATAACAGTATTATCGCGTATCAAGACAGCCGCCGCCGTTTGCGCAGCACGCCCAAATTCGCCCCCGCAGGACAAAGCACGCAGTTCATTATCGGTGCGACGGGGGAAACGGATAAGCAGGTCATTCAGGCGGCGGATCATTTTTACCGCGCATACGGCTTGAAGCGGGTTTATTATTCGGGCTATGTGCCGGTCTTGGCGGATAAGCGCCTGCCGGAGGTGTCGGCGCAAGTGCCGCTGCGGCGAGAAAACCGCCTTTATCAGGCGGATTGGCTGATGCGTTTTTACGGTTTTGCCGCGCAGGAGCTGGTCGATAACAGTCAGCCTTTTTTGGATTTGGATATTGATCCCAAATTGGCTTGGGCTTTGCGTCATCGCCATGTGTTTCCGATTCGCCTGCAAACGGCGGCTTTAGAAATGATTCTGCGCGTGCCGGGAATCGGTTTGAAATCGGCGCGGAAAATCATTCAGGCAAGGCGCTATCGGCGCATTACGTTGGAGATATTGAAGCAGATGGGCGTGGCGACGAATCGCGCCCGCTATTTCATCGATTTGGCGGAAACACTTACCAGCACCGCTGAATTGGATAATCCGCACCTGCGCGAGCTGCTGCTTGCCGACAGCCGCAGTAAATGGCAGCGCGGCAGCATGCAGCAAATGGCTTTGTTTGATGGCGTATCAACTGATTTATGA
- the aspA gene encoding aspartate ammonia-lyase, whose amino-acid sequence MSTRQEHDLLGYRDIPADAYYGIQTLRAFENFNVTNVRLHQFSTFIRAFANVKKAAAIANHEVGVLAAEIKDAICSACDELLANQLHEQFIVDMFQGGAGTSTNMNANEVIANRALELLGHEKGQYQFVHPNNHVNLSQSTNDAYPTALHLALDDYCVRLLGKMQILHDSFLNKSKAFGDKLKMGRTHLQDAVPMTAGQEFQSFATMIEKEMARIEQTREQLYEINMGATAIGTGLNAPAGYAEACAAALANLTGKPYHTAADLVQATQDTSVYVALSGNLRLLATRLSKIANDLRLQSSGPRAGLAQYRLPEMQPGSSIMPGKVNPVIPEVVNQACFHVMGIDHSVALASEAGQLQLNVFEPVIAFNLFTGINMLAHICETFAQKCIDGIEMNEEHCREQVLSNIGLVTALNPHIGYEASSHVARVAQQTGGSVYDIVLSEGLLDKDKLDEIIAPENMVYPRKA is encoded by the coding sequence ATGAGCACTCGTCAAGAACATGATTTACTCGGTTATCGAGACATTCCCGCCGATGCCTATTACGGCATTCAAACCCTGCGTGCCTTTGAAAACTTCAATGTAACCAATGTGCGTCTGCATCAATTTTCCACCTTCATCCGCGCTTTTGCCAATGTGAAAAAAGCGGCGGCAATTGCCAACCATGAAGTCGGCGTATTGGCGGCAGAGATTAAAGACGCCATTTGCTCTGCCTGTGATGAATTATTGGCAAATCAATTACATGAGCAATTCATCGTGGATATGTTCCAAGGCGGCGCCGGCACTTCCACCAACATGAATGCCAATGAAGTCATTGCCAACCGAGCTTTGGAATTACTGGGGCATGAAAAAGGACAATATCAATTCGTCCACCCGAATAACCACGTCAATCTCTCGCAATCTACCAATGACGCCTACCCTACCGCCCTGCATCTCGCCCTTGACGATTACTGCGTCCGTCTTTTAGGCAAAATGCAAATCTTGCACGACAGCTTCCTCAATAAAAGCAAAGCCTTTGGCGACAAATTAAAAATGGGGCGCACCCATTTGCAAGATGCGGTGCCCATGACGGCAGGACAGGAATTTCAATCCTTTGCGACCATGATTGAAAAAGAAATGGCGCGCATTGAGCAAACCCGCGAGCAACTCTATGAAATCAATATGGGCGCCACCGCCATCGGCACCGGCTTAAATGCACCGGCGGGCTATGCGGAAGCTTGTGCGGCGGCACTTGCCAATCTGACCGGCAAGCCTTATCACACCGCTGCGGATTTGGTCCAAGCCACGCAAGACACCAGTGTATATGTCGCTCTATCCGGCAATTTGCGTTTATTGGCGACGCGTTTATCGAAAATCGCCAATGATTTGCGCCTGCAATCTTCCGGTCCGCGTGCAGGATTGGCGCAATACCGTCTGCCAGAAATGCAGCCGGGCAGTTCCATCATGCCGGGCAAAGTCAATCCTGTGATTCCTGAGGTAGTCAATCAAGCCTGCTTCCATGTCATGGGCATCGACCATTCCGTCGCCTTGGCTTCCGAGGCGGGACAATTGCAGCTCAATGTTTTCGAACCTGTCATTGCCTTTAATTTATTCACCGGTATCAATATGTTGGCGCATATTTGCGAAACTTTCGCACAAAAATGCATCGACGGCATCGAAATGAATGAAGAACATTGCCGCGAACAAGTCTTGTCGAATATCGGACTGGTAACCGCTTTGAATCCGCATATCGGCTATGAGGCTTCTAGCCATGTGGCACGTGTCGCGCAGCAGACAGGCGGCAGCGTTTACGACATCGTTTTGTCAGAAGGTTTGCTCGATAAAGATAAATTAGACGAGATTATCGCACCTGAAAATATGGTCTATCCGCGTAAAGCCTAA
- a CDS encoding anaerobic C4-dicarboxylate transporter, which produces MEYIWILQLAVVLGAIYFGARLGSIGVGYAGGAGVVVLCLLLGMNPGKIPIDVILIIMSVIAAIAAMQVSGGLDYLVSIAEKILRKHPKHITYLAPTVTYFLTILAGTGHTAFAVLPVITEVAKEQGIRPSRPLSIAVVASQIAITASPISAAVVAVSGMLEPLGIGYLTLLAICIPTTFTACMITAFFCNFMGKDLKDDPVYQDRLAKGLTQLRGISQIELKPYAKLSVAIFVATIVIVVCYATAISDTVKLIENPTLGRNEAIMSFMLLAAALIALFAKINTSEVLNSSTFKSGMSACICVLGVAWLGDTFVTGHIDSIKEFSGNLLQHYPWLLAVVLFFASMLLYSQAATAKALLPAAIALGVSPLSVVASFAAVSALFILPTYPTLLAAVEMDDTGSTRIGKYVFDHPFILPGTIAIALSVAFGFLVGGIFI; this is translated from the coding sequence ATGGAATATATTTGGATATTACAACTCGCCGTTGTTTTAGGCGCGATTTATTTCGGCGCGCGACTTGGTTCGATCGGCGTAGGCTATGCCGGCGGCGCCGGAGTCGTCGTTTTATGTTTATTGCTTGGCATGAATCCCGGCAAGATTCCTATTGACGTTATTTTAATCATCATGTCGGTCATTGCCGCCATTGCCGCCATGCAAGTCTCGGGTGGTTTAGATTATTTGGTCTCGATAGCCGAGAAAATCTTGCGCAAGCATCCTAAACACATCACCTATCTCGCCCCCACCGTGACTTATTTTCTCACCATTTTGGCCGGTACGGGACACACCGCCTTTGCCGTTCTGCCGGTGATTACCGAAGTAGCGAAAGAACAGGGCATCCGTCCTTCGCGTCCGCTGTCTATCGCGGTTGTGGCTTCGCAAATTGCAATTACCGCCTCTCCTATTTCTGCGGCGGTAGTTGCGGTGAGCGGTATGCTTGAGCCGCTCGGCATCGGTTACTTGACTCTGCTCGCCATCTGCATTCCGACAACCTTTACCGCTTGCATGATTACCGCTTTCTTCTGCAACTTCATGGGCAAAGACTTAAAAGACGATCCCGTTTATCAAGATCGTTTAGCCAAAGGCTTAACCCAATTGCGCGGCATCAGCCAAATTGAGCTTAAACCCTATGCCAAACTCTCAGTGGCTATCTTTGTGGCGACCATCGTGATTGTCGTGTGCTATGCCACTGCTATCAGCGACACCGTCAAACTCATTGAAAATCCGACTTTGGGCAGAAACGAAGCGATTATGTCATTCATGCTCTTAGCGGCGGCTTTAATTGCCTTGTTTGCTAAAATCAACACTTCGGAAGTACTGAACAGCTCGACTTTTAAAAGCGGCATGAGCGCTTGCATCTGTGTGCTTGGTGTTGCTTGGCTGGGCGACACTTTTGTCACCGGTCATATCGACAGCATCAAAGAATTTTCAGGTAATTTACTGCAACATTATCCTTGGCTCTTAGCAGTCGTCTTATTCTTTGCCAGTATGTTGCTCTATTCGCAGGCGGCAACCGCTAAAGCCTTATTGCCGGCGGCAATCGCTCTTGGCGTGAGTCCTTTATCTGTGGTGGCTTCCTTTGCCGCAGTGAGCGCGCTCTTTATTCTGCCGACCTATCCGACCTTATTGGCAGCGGTGGAAATGGACGATACCGGCTCGACGCGCATCGGCAAATACGTTTTCGACCATCCCTTCATTTTGCCGGGAACGATAGCAATTGCACTCAGCGTCGCTTTCGGTTTCTTAGTAGGCGGCATCTTCATCTGA
- the acnA gene encoding aconitate hydratase AcnA, translated as MNTNPNKTDILKVNGKEYTYYPLASVTSSEHLAKLPFSIKILLENLLRTTDEESVTTDDVMALATWTPSSLSEKEISFSPSRVILQDFTGVPCVVDLAAMRDAMVNLGGDPNKINPQVPVDLVIDHSVMVDYFGSDEALEKNAELEFERNHERYQFLRWGQKAFNRFRVVPPDTGIVHQVNLEYLAEVVFQNNDSGTTLVYPDSLVGTDSHTTMINGLGVLGWGVGGIEAEAAMLGQPITMLVPDVVGFELTGKLKSGVTATDLVLTVTQMLRKLGVVGKFVEFFGDGLADLPLADRATIANMAPEYGATCGIFPIDDETLNYMRLSGRSEELINLTREYAKAQGMWRNTGDRPSYTETLTLDMSTVVPSVAGPKRPQDRLDLNLLSQKAHEFVPQERKSAQVTLDGETFILQDGDVVINAITSCTNTSNPSVLLAAGLVAKKAVEKGLKRKPWCKTSLAPGSQVVTDYLAKSGLLPYLEQVGFHVVGYGCTTCIGNSGPLPDPVGDAIDAHDLTVASVLSGNRNFEGRVHAKVKMNFLASPPLVVAYSLLGTVLKDITTEAIGQNDKGEDVYLKDIWPSPEEVQAQLSAIQREMYVSGYDDVFKGSEMWQNIEISESQIYDWDDSSTYIKNPPYFQGMSKEAPESLPQIKGARVLARLGDSITTDHISPAGSFKAETPAGQYLVARGVEPKDFNSYGSRRGNDDVMVRGTFANIRLRNEIAPGTEGGFTTNYLSGEVETIYEASMAYQAAGVPLIVIAGQEYGTGSSRDWAAKGTILLGVKAVITESFERIHRSNLVGMGVLPLQFKDGENRDSLGLNGNEVFDFDTLNKGAKVLGVTATSPDGSVKKFEVRVRIDTPKEWAYYQHGGILQYVLRQLDKNA; from the coding sequence ATGAACACAAATCCCAATAAAACAGATATTTTGAAGGTCAATGGCAAGGAATATACTTATTATCCGCTTGCCAGCGTAACCTCGTCCGAACATTTGGCAAAATTACCGTTTTCTATCAAAATCTTGCTTGAAAATCTGCTGCGTACCACAGACGAAGAAAGCGTAACCACAGATGACGTGATGGCATTAGCCACATGGACGCCGAGCAGCCTTAGTGAAAAAGAAATTTCTTTCAGCCCCAGCCGCGTGATTTTACAGGACTTTACCGGTGTGCCTTGCGTGGTCGATTTGGCGGCGATGCGCGATGCGATGGTCAATTTGGGCGGCGACCCTAATAAAATTAATCCGCAAGTGCCGGTGGATTTGGTTATCGACCATTCCGTGATGGTGGATTATTTCGGTAGCGACGAAGCCTTGGAAAAAAACGCCGAATTGGAATTCGAGCGCAACCACGAGCGCTATCAATTCCTGCGTTGGGGGCAAAAAGCCTTTAACCGTTTCCGCGTCGTGCCGCCGGATACCGGCATCGTGCACCAAGTGAATTTGGAATATTTGGCGGAAGTCGTCTTCCAAAATAATGACAGCGGCACAACGTTGGTCTATCCCGACAGTTTGGTCGGCACCGATTCCCACACCACCATGATTAACGGCTTGGGCGTGCTCGGTTGGGGCGTGGGCGGTATTGAAGCCGAAGCTGCCATGCTCGGACAACCGATTACCATGCTGGTGCCTGATGTCGTAGGCTTTGAATTAACCGGCAAATTAAAATCTGGCGTAACCGCCACCGATTTGGTCTTAACCGTCACCCAAATGCTGCGCAAATTAGGCGTAGTGGGCAAATTTGTGGAATTCTTCGGCGACGGCTTGGCGGATTTGCCATTGGCGGATCGCGCCACCATCGCCAATATGGCGCCGGAATACGGTGCAACCTGCGGTATCTTCCCGATTGACGACGAAACCTTGAACTATATGCGTCTCTCCGGTCGCAGCGAAGAATTGATTAACTTAACGCGCGAATACGCCAAAGCACAAGGCATGTGGCGCAATACCGGCGATCGTCCTAGCTATACCGAAACCCTGACCTTAGACATGAGCACCGTCGTACCCTCGGTTGCAGGCCCGAAACGTCCGCAAGACCGTTTGGATTTAAATCTGCTCAGCCAAAAAGCGCATGAATTTGTGCCGCAGGAACGCAAAAGCGCGCAAGTAACCTTAGACGGCGAAACCTTCATTTTGCAAGACGGCGACGTAGTCATCAATGCCATTACCAGCTGCACCAATACTTCCAACCCTTCGGTACTGCTCGCCGCCGGATTGGTTGCGAAAAAAGCGGTAGAAAAAGGGCTGAAACGCAAACCTTGGTGTAAAACCTCCTTAGCCCCCGGCTCGCAAGTCGTTACCGATTATCTTGCTAAATCAGGACTGTTGCCTTATTTAGAGCAAGTCGGCTTCCATGTGGTCGGTTACGGCTGCACCACCTGCATCGGCAACTCGGGACCTTTGCCCGATCCTGTCGGCGACGCCATTGACGCCCATGATTTAACAGTCGCCTCCGTACTCTCCGGTAACCGCAATTTTGAAGGACGCGTCCATGCCAAAGTCAAAATGAACTTCTTGGCATCGCCGCCTTTAGTCGTGGCATATTCCCTGCTCGGCACGGTATTGAAAGACATTACCACCGAAGCCATCGGACAAAATGACAAAGGCGAAGACGTATATTTGAAAGACATCTGGCCGAGCCCTGAAGAAGTGCAGGCGCAATTATCCGCCATTCAGCGCGAGATGTATGTCAGCGGCTATGACGATGTGTTCAAAGGTTCGGAAATGTGGCAAAACATCGAAATCAGCGAATCGCAAATCTATGATTGGGACGACAGCTCGACTTACATTAAAAACCCGCCGTATTTCCAAGGCATGAGCAAAGAAGCCCCCGAAAGCTTGCCGCAAATCAAAGGTGCGCGCGTCTTGGCGCGTTTGGGCGACTCGATTACGACCGACCACATTTCGCCGGCAGGTTCTTTCAAAGCGGAAACGCCGGCAGGTCAATATCTAGTGGCACGCGGCGTTGAGCCGAAAGACTTCAACTCCTACGGTTCGCGTCGCGGCAATGATGATGTGATGGTGCGCGGCACTTTCGCCAATATCCGCCTGCGCAATGAAATCGCCCCTGGCACGGAAGGCGGCTTTACCACCAATTATCTCAGCGGTGAAGTAGAAACCATCTATGAGGCTTCAATGGCTTATCAAGCCGCCGGCGTGCCGCTGATTGTGATTGCCGGTCAGGAATACGGCACAGGTTCTTCACGCGACTGGGCAGCAAAAGGCACAATTTTGCTGGGCGTAAAAGCCGTGATTACCGAGAGCTTCGAACGTATTCACCGCTCTAATCTGGTCGGCATGGGCGTACTGCCTTTGCAATTCAAAGACGGTGAGAATCGCGACAGCCTTGGTTTGAACGGCAATGAAGTTTTTGATTTCGATACCTTAAACAAAGGCGCGAAAGTCTTAGGCGTTACCGCCACTTCCCCTGACGGCAGCGTGAAAAAATTCGAAGTGCGCGTGCGCATCGATACGCCGAAAGAATGGGCGTATTACCAACACGGCGGCATTTTGCAATATGTGCTGCGTCAATTGGATAAAAACGCTTAA
- a CDS encoding tRNA threonylcarbamoyladenosine dehydratase, giving the protein MPYFQARTDILIGEAARRFLSEKTMMVAGLGGVGGQAAEALARAGIGHLILLDHDKVSPSNINRQLLALHSNIGQLKTQAAAARLKDINPEIRLTLLEQFLQADGAEALFAEYRPDYLLDCIDSIACKAAMVKAAQTQKIPVISAMGAGNCLDVSKVGIAKLEKTTACPLAREMRRHIKALRGSLRYPVVYSTEERRQPLPHAPVGGDNPGRARAVNGTISYLPGLFGMMMSGYAINDLLQKSGLLSDK; this is encoded by the coding sequence ATGCCGTATTTTCAAGCGAGAACCGATATTTTAATCGGCGAAGCGGCACGGCGCTTTTTAAGCGAAAAAACGATGATGGTCGCGGGTTTGGGCGGAGTCGGCGGTCAGGCGGCGGAAGCCTTGGCGCGCGCCGGCATCGGACATTTGATTTTATTGGATCACGACAAAGTCTCGCCCTCGAATATCAACCGCCAACTGCTTGCCCTGCATAGCAATATCGGGCAATTGAAAACGCAAGCGGCGGCAGCGCGTTTAAAAGACATCAATCCCGAAATCCGCCTGACCTTATTGGAGCAATTTTTGCAAGCCGACGGCGCAGAGGCGCTGTTTGCAGAATATCGCCCCGATTATTTGCTCGACTGCATCGATTCTATCGCCTGCAAGGCGGCAATGGTCAAAGCTGCGCAGACGCAGAAAATTCCCGTGATTTCTGCTATGGGCGCGGGCAATTGTCTGGATGTTAGCAAAGTCGGCATCGCCAAATTGGAAAAAACCACGGCTTGTCCTTTGGCACGGGAAATGCGCCGCCATATAAAAGCCTTGCGAGGCAGTTTGCGCTATCCGGTGGTGTATTCCACTGAAGAACGCCGCCAGCCTTTGCCACATGCGCCGGTCGGCGGCGATAATCCCGGACGCGCACGCGCGGTAAACGGCACGATTTCCTATCTGCCGGGCTTGTTCGGCATGATGATGAGCGGATATGCAATCAATGACTTGCTGCAAAAAAGCGGCTTGCTTAGCGATAAATGA
- a CDS encoding TatD family hydrolase, with amino-acid sequence MLIDSHIHFDFFDDEERAAQWARAQEAGVSQLMIPAVARVHWERIAAICAAQGFLPVYGLHPLYVAEHRPEDIAALAEFIRLHPCYGIGECGLDYYVPLDKKQQDYYFEAQIEIALAHDLPLIVHARKSLEAVLQTLKRYPKVRFVVHSFTGSDQQLAQLLDLGGYIGIGGTATYPRAQRLRRQLAVVPAERYLLETDAPDQPLFGYQGQYNEPMRVAEVAAVLAQLRGESPAQIAADSSRNFQRLFLQE; translated from the coding sequence ATGTTGATTGATAGCCATATCCATTTTGATTTTTTCGATGACGAGGAACGTGCGGCGCAGTGGGCGCGAGCGCAGGAGGCAGGGGTGTCGCAATTAATGATTCCGGCGGTGGCGCGCGTGCATTGGGAGAGAATCGCGGCAATTTGCGCGGCACAGGGCTTTTTGCCGGTCTATGGTTTGCATCCCTTGTATGTGGCGGAACATCGTCCGGAAGATATTGCTGCTTTAGCGGAGTTTATCCGTCTTCATCCTTGCTACGGCATCGGCGAATGCGGTTTGGATTATTATGTGCCGCTGGATAAAAAGCAGCAGGATTATTATTTTGAAGCGCAAATCGAGATAGCCCTCGCCCATGATTTGCCTTTGATTGTGCATGCGCGCAAATCTTTAGAGGCGGTTTTGCAGACCCTGAAACGCTATCCGAAAGTACGCTTTGTGGTGCATAGTTTTACCGGCTCGGATCAGCAATTGGCGCAATTATTGGATTTGGGCGGCTATATCGGTATCGGCGGCACGGCGACTTATCCGCGCGCCCAGCGTTTGCGCCGCCAATTGGCAGTAGTACCCGCAGAGCGCTATTTATTGGAAACCGATGCGCCGGATCAGCCTTTATTCGGCTATCAAGGACAATATAATGAGCCGATGCGCGTGGCGGAGGTGGCGGCGGTATTGGCGCAATTACGCGGCGAATCGCCGGCACAAATAGCCGCGGACAGCAGTCGCAATTTTCAACGATTATTTTTACAGGAGTAA
- a CDS encoding paraquat-inducible protein A has product MSAYLQDAPWRLCLLLLLCAGLLCFGVGIMLPMMTVKKLVLMRNTFTVLGGIGELLADKTFGLGLLLLFFSVFFPLTKFLLMMAYVWRYPQSRDLLVHWHHWLTKAAKFSMLDVFVVAQLLMIMKLGWIVEVEIHSGIYWFTAAVMISLAAGMLIDQNIAKRSGHVD; this is encoded by the coding sequence ATGAGCGCTTACTTGCAAGATGCGCCGTGGCGTCTGTGTCTGTTATTGCTGCTATGTGCCGGTTTGCTCTGTTTCGGGGTGGGGATTATGTTGCCGATGATGACGGTTAAAAAGCTGGTGCTGATGCGCAATACTTTTACGGTCTTGGGCGGAATCGGCGAATTATTGGCGGATAAGACTTTCGGCTTGGGCTTGCTCTTATTGTTTTTCAGCGTATTTTTCCCTTTAACGAAATTTTTGCTGATGATGGCTTATGTCTGGCGCTATCCGCAATCGCGCGATTTATTGGTTCATTGGCATCATTGGCTGACCAAGGCGGCAAAATTTTCGATGCTAGATGTGTTTGTGGTCGCGCAATTGCTGATGATTATGAAATTGGGCTGGATTGTGGAAGTGGAAATTCACAGCGGCATTTATTGGTTTACCGCGGCGGTCATGATTTCATTGGCGGCGGGTATGCTGATTGACCAGAATATTGCCAAGAGAAGCGGCCATGTTGATTGA
- a CDS encoding DUF1249 domain-containing protein translates to MLRPQIFQRKESLLPLYEQNYMLFRLILPNMPNEKGWFALEAQGRLPVYVHRLSAQPYTSEWLLGHFFPQRQRRFSPDYTIRVYHDARLVEALPPMQKPVGEVRAYKLALNRALGEWLDYCHRHRYRLNAAAATADLPLLEDLK, encoded by the coding sequence ATGTTACGTCCGCAAATTTTTCAACGCAAAGAGTCTTTATTGCCGCTTTATGAGCAGAACTATATGTTATTCCGCTTGATTTTGCCGAATATGCCGAATGAGAAGGGCTGGTTTGCTTTGGAAGCGCAGGGACGCCTGCCTGTTTATGTGCATCGATTAAGCGCTCAGCCCTATACCAGCGAATGGCTATTGGGGCATTTTTTTCCTCAACGCCAACGCCGTTTTTCGCCGGATTATACGATTCGCGTCTATCACGATGCACGTTTGGTAGAGGCTTTGCCGCCGATGCAAAAGCCGGTGGGCGAGGTCAGGGCGTATAAATTGGCATTGAACCGCGCTTTGGGAGAATGGCTGGATTATTGCCACCGTCATCGTTACCGCTTGAATGCGGCTGCGGCGACGGCAGATCTACCGCTCTTGGAGGATTTGAAATGA